TGTATTACGCTGTAATCCACACCAAAGCAGCCAAACAAAAACCATCAAAAGTTATCTAAAAAGGCCAGTATTAGATCAATGAAGATAAGTGCCGATCGATCAGATTCAGTGAATGAGAGAAGGAATGCAGATGTTCAGGAAAGGGGAAAGACCCGCACACTTACCTTAGCAGTGCACAGGGTCTTTAGAGCAGAAAAGCTTAATTAGTCTTTCTTAAGGGAGTGGTCCAAAGATACACAGTGCTCTGGCCACCACCTTCACGTCGAACCGTTGCTTTAACATCTGGCTCCACACCGGCCATATTAAATTCGTGAGAGACGATTCTTGATCCGGGTTTTAGTTTTTCAAGTTGTGGAATAAGCCGAACATTAAGATCGGGAAGAAGATACAGAGTGATAACTGAAGCTTCACTCAAATCGAGTTCAAAAATATCCTTCTCCTCTATTGTAACAAGATCCTCAACCCCGGCTTCTTTTACGTTTTGAATCGATTTATCGACCATTTCAGGATCAATTTCATATCCATACGCTCTAACACCCGCTTTTTTGGCAGCAGCAATAACGATCCGGCCATCTCCTGAGCCCAGATCGTACACTACATCATCTTCTTGTACATCAGCCAGCCTCAGCATTATTTCAACCACCTCGTGGGGTGTTGGAACATAATGAATATCAGGTGTACGCTGGGGCCTTCTGGCAGTATCACTGGCAGTCACAGCTAAAAACAAAAGTCCTGAAAGTGACAGCGTTTTGATTAGCATACATTTAACTTTAAACATTACATCTCCCTTTGTTTAGTTTTTTGTAAAAGTTTTTTCTCCCGGGTAAAACCTAACCAGTAAAACGGTATGCCCGCCATAAGTAATGTCATACCAAAAACAGACAAACCCTTAGCATAAATGATGCTATTATATAGCATATAAAAACAGGTAAAACAGAATATTAAAGGTAAATAAGGATACAGTGGAACAGAAAATGACCGTTTGAAACTCCTGTTCTTTATTCTAAGTATAAAAAGTGAAATGCCGCTTAGCAATAAAAAGAGCCAAAACACAGGAGCTGTTCCTGCTACAAGTGTTCCAAATCCCCCTCCATACTGTTCCCAGGGTAGCTTATCCAAACCTATCACTACAAGGAATCTGTCAAGAGCAGAGCGACCTGCTTTTGTACCCACACCAAAAATCATCAGCAGCGTAATCAGACACTGAACTAAAAAGGAGATTGCCGGAGTACCGAATCGTGATGACCAGCGCCCCAAAACAGAGAACGTTTTATGATCCAGCCCCATCGCAGCATACACCCGTGAACCTGTTAAAATGGAGCCGTTAATCGAGCAGAGAACAGAAAGGATCACAATCATGCTCATTATTTTTGCGCCTGCACTTCCAAAGCTTAACTGCAACACTTCAGAAGCTGGAGCAGCGGAGTTTCTGAGCCCCTCAAAACCCAAACCATACAGATAGCCCACATTTACAATGATCGAAACCAAAGTAATCACACTTATACTTATAAGTAGCGCTCTTGGTATATTTTTGCCTGGTTCACGAACCTCCGCCGCTACAAATGCCGCCTCGTTCCATCCCCCAAATGCATAAAGAACCATAATCATTGCCAGGCCTACCCCGGGGCCACTTCGTGCATTCTCAACCAAAAACGCGTTTTCACTACTAACGAAAAAACCTGCCATAATTACTGCAGCTAATCCAAGCATTATGGAAATGGTAAGAAGATACTGAGTGGTTTTCCCAAATTTTACTCCAATTATATTTACTACAGTCAAAGCTACTACTACAGCAGCAGCAAACCACACCTGATCAACTGTCGCAAACAGTTGTGTAGCATACCTGGCAAACACATAGGATAGAGCACCTATACTACCTGTTTGTATTACCACCAAACGCCCCCACCCAAACAGATACCCCACACAGGGATGAAAGGCTTTGGTAAGATAGGTATAATCTCCTCCCATGTGAGGGTAACTTGTTGCCAGCTCAGCGTAACAGAGTGCCCCCACTATGGAGAGTACCCCGCCCAACAACCAAATCCCAAGACCATGCCAGGGGGTAGATACATTGTTAAATACAATAGGAGGGATCTCAAAAATCGAAACCCCAATTACTATCCCTACTATTATGCTCACACACCCCCAAAGACCTAAATGGCGCTTTAGCCCCCCATTGTAGGACTGTAATTCATATATGGTTGTGTTACATGAGTTTGGTTTTCTGATAACCGGTTTTTCCAATGTTGTACTATCAGACATGTATTCCTCTTCGAGGCTCCTAAAATACAATCAAATATATTAATTGAGATAAGTTAAACTCAAAGTAGCCTACCAAAACTACTAGTTTCCATTCAAAAAAGAGAGAAAATGATCGTACCGACCCTTAGGGTAGGAGTTTAATTACAACGCTGCAGATTTAAGAAGCTACATTTTTTTAGCAGGTTTAAAAATAGTACCTCAGACGTGCTGCCAGAAGATTAGGTAATTGCCCAAAAACGGTCCCATCATCACCGATATAGAGTTGAGCGATTGTTAGAAGGTCAAGGTTCGTTGCCACAGACCAGTCCAGAGATGGCTGAAGAAGAAGAGACTGATCATCAGGATTAAACATCACCGAAAGAGCTCCCTGTAGAAGTGGAACAAATGGATAGGATACAGAACTATACAGAAGAAATCTGGCAGGGGTAAGATTTTTGGCATTGATTTGGGGAGACAGCAGAGGAACAGTATCTACGATCCCATTATCACCAAAACCGTTGTACAAAGCTTCCCCGATAACATGCAAACCGTTGGCGAACATGTAATCGCCCGAAATTGCTGTTACAGTCGTGAGCTCATCTCCTATATCTACCCCATCATCTTCACTAAGAAACGGAAGATAGGTACTGAGCTCTCCCCTGAACCCAGCCCCTCCAATTGAACCAGACCAGGAAAAGCCTCCCGCAGCATCCAGCCCAAAAAATCCTCCCTGAAACTGAAGGTCGTAATTAAAGCGGTTAAAACGGTAGAGCAGTGCATATACCCGCTCCTCTCTGTGCTCAGAAGCCCCAAGTGCTGCCTCAAATAACGATAACACCCCGGGATAGTACTGAACACGCAATGCATCCGAACCAGGTCGCTCCTCGTAATCAAAATCAAGGTATTCATAGGCATTAAACCAATCATTGGGGTTCCAAACATAATTGGTGCCCCAGTTCACCCGCTGCCTGCCCACAGTTACCCGTAAGCTGGGGCGTGAGTAGGACAGATACAGGCGATCCATGTTAAGCACCGTAATACCGCCCCAGGCGCCGGTAAGATCCATTATACCCCTGTCTTCGCCAATAATATCAACCACCGGACTCTCTAACCCAAACGCCTCAGCCTGCTCACCCCAAAACACCTGAAGCCTCACAGCACCATGTAATGTAACCGGCACAACGGGCAGAAAATAGGTAAAATCCAACCGTGAGTGAATCAGGTAATCTAAAAACTGCTCATCGGGATCAAAACTGAAACTGTAAATAGGCATTCCACCCAAAAAACCCCGAACTTCTGTATTTTGCTCTGAGGGCAACCATTGTGCCCCGGTTTCAAAGCCAATCACCACAAGTGCCAACATCGCAAGCACAATGTTGTCCTTTTTTCCTGTAACGCTGCGCCTCCACCAACTATCTCTCACTGTCATCCCTAACCTCCCCGTCGAGAAGACTCACCACCCTTCGTGCACGTTTAATTACCCGTTCATCATGG
This Chitinispirillales bacterium ANBcel5 DNA region includes the following protein-coding sequences:
- a CDS encoding methyltransferase domain-containing protein, translated to MFKVKCMLIKTLSLSGLLFLAVTASDTARRPQRTPDIHYVPTPHEVVEIMLRLADVQEDDVVYDLGSGDGRIVIAAAKKAGVRAYGYEIDPEMVDKSIQNVKEAGVEDLVTIEEKDIFELDLSEASVITLYLLPDLNVRLIPQLEKLKPGSRIVSHEFNMAGVEPDVKATVRREGGGQSTVYLWTTPLRKTN
- a CDS encoding amino acid permease, which translates into the protein MSDSTTLEKPVIRKPNSCNTTIYELQSYNGGLKRHLGLWGCVSIIVGIVIGVSIFEIPPIVFNNVSTPWHGLGIWLLGGVLSIVGALCYAELATSYPHMGGDYTYLTKAFHPCVGYLFGWGRLVVIQTGSIGALSYVFARYATQLFATVDQVWFAAAVVVALTVVNIIGVKFGKTTQYLLTISIMLGLAAVIMAGFFVSSENAFLVENARSGPGVGLAMIMVLYAFGGWNEAAFVAAEVREPGKNIPRALLISISVITLVSIIVNVGYLYGLGFEGLRNSAAPASEVLQLSFGSAGAKIMSMIVILSVLCSINGSILTGSRVYAAMGLDHKTFSVLGRWSSRFGTPAISFLVQCLITLLMIFGVGTKAGRSALDRFLVVIGLDKLPWEQYGGGFGTLVAGTAPVFWLFLLLSGISLFILRIKNRSFKRSFSVPLYPYLPLIFCFTCFYMLYNSIIYAKGLSVFGMTLLMAGIPFYWLGFTREKKLLQKTKQREM